A genomic window from Dechloromonas sp. A34 includes:
- a CDS encoding phosphoribosyl-ATP diphosphatase has product MSTHDILHRLSETLASRRNADPEKSYTAKLFSEGPDSILKKIGEECAELIMAGKEGKRLKVVWESTDVIYHVLVLLAFYGLSIEDVSQEMRRREGISGIDEKASRGTK; this is encoded by the coding sequence ATGAGCACGCATGACATCCTGCACCGTCTCTCGGAGACGCTCGCCTCCCGCCGGAATGCCGACCCGGAGAAGTCCTATACAGCCAAGCTGTTCTCCGAAGGTCCGGATTCCATCCTGAAGAAGATCGGTGAGGAATGCGCCGAACTGATCATGGCTGGCAAGGAAGGCAAGCGCCTGAAGGTGGTTTGGGAGTCGACCGACGTCATCTATCACGTGCTGGTGCTGCTTGCCTTTTACGGCCTGAGCATTGAGGACGTTTCCCAGGAAATGCGTCGGCGTGAGGGTATTTCCGGTATTGACGAGAAGGCGTCACGGGGTACAAAGTGA
- a CDS encoding histidine triad nucleotide-binding protein — MSDCIFCKIVDGRIPAGKIYEDEDILAFNDINPARPVHVLVIPKKHITSLATATADDAPLLGRMLAKANEIATAQGSPDGFRVIINTGRVGQQEVPHLHIHIVGGPDPVGPMLKRL; from the coding sequence GTGAGCGACTGCATTTTCTGCAAGATCGTCGACGGTAGAATCCCGGCCGGAAAAATCTATGAAGACGAGGACATCCTCGCCTTCAACGACATCAACCCGGCGCGGCCGGTGCATGTGCTGGTTATTCCGAAAAAGCACATCACCTCACTGGCCACGGCGACCGCTGACGATGCGCCGCTGCTGGGTCGGATGCTGGCCAAGGCCAACGAAATTGCGACGGCGCAGGGCAGTCCGGACGGTTTTCGCGTCATCATCAATACCGGGCGGGTGGGGCAGCAGGAAGTGCCGCACCTGCACATACATATCGTGGGCGGACCGGACCCGGTCGGCCCCATGCTGAAACGCCTTTAG
- the tatA gene encoding Sec-independent protein translocase subunit TatA: MGSFSIWHWLIVLVIVLLIFGTKKLRNVGQDLGGAVKGFKDGMKDATAENKPADTQPTQQVNGQTIDVEVKEKTKS, from the coding sequence ATGGGCAGTTTTTCCATTTGGCACTGGTTGATCGTCTTGGTCATCGTCTTGCTGATTTTTGGTACCAAGAAACTCCGCAATGTCGGGCAGGACCTGGGGGGCGCGGTCAAGGGGTTCAAGGACGGCATGAAGGATGCTACGGCCGAGAACAAGCCGGCCGATACGCAGCCGACGCAGCAGGTTAACGGCCAGACCATTGACGTCGAAGTCAAGGAAAAGACCAAGTCGTAA
- the tatB gene encoding Sec-independent protein translocase protein TatB, translated as MFDIGFSELIVIGIVALLVIGPERLPKVARTLGHLLGRAQRYVSDVKSDINREIQLDELKKLQTQVTDSARELETSVRKEYETARSSIETPVQAAVGELEAVSQVTSSVPSAADVPAKPAA; from the coding sequence ATGTTTGATATCGGCTTTTCCGAACTCATTGTGATCGGCATCGTCGCCTTGCTCGTCATCGGGCCGGAGCGACTGCCCAAGGTGGCGCGCACGCTGGGGCATCTGCTCGGGCGGGCCCAGCGTTATGTCAGCGACGTCAAATCCGATATCAACCGCGAAATCCAGCTCGATGAACTGAAAAAGCTGCAGACCCAGGTGACCGATTCGGCCCGCGAGCTGGAAACCTCAGTCCGCAAGGAATATGAAACGGCGCGCAGCAGCATTGAAACGCCGGTTCAGGCTGCCGTGGGTGAACTGGAAGCTGTTTCTCAAGTAACGTCGTCTGTGCCGTCAGCCGCAGATGTTCCAGCCAAGCCCGCTGCATGA
- the tatC gene encoding twin-arginine translocase subunit TatC translates to MFQPSPLHERYTVEFRPEESFISHLIELRDRLLRSLIAVGVILGILCFYPGPGEIYDLLAAPLTAALPEGTKMVAIGVITPFMVPLKVTAMVAFVLGLPFILYQAWAFIAPGLYAHEKRLGIPLIVSSTLLFVSGMAFCYFFVFGQVFQFISSFAPKSITPAPDIEAYLSFVMTMFLAFGIAFEVPVALVVLVKLGVVTVEKLKEWRSYFVVGAFVVAAVVTPPDVVSQLSLAIPMCLLYEIGILASRLVSKPVPEDAVADEPSPAASDAAMDQAEEEFRKLSGK, encoded by the coding sequence ATGTTCCAGCCAAGCCCGCTGCATGAGCGATACACAGTCGAATTCCGCCCCGAAGAATCTTTCATTTCCCATCTGATCGAGTTGCGCGACCGCTTGTTGCGCAGTCTGATCGCGGTCGGCGTGATACTTGGCATCCTGTGCTTCTATCCAGGGCCCGGCGAAATCTACGACCTGCTTGCGGCACCGCTTACGGCGGCGCTTCCCGAAGGGACCAAGATGGTCGCGATAGGGGTCATCACTCCGTTCATGGTGCCGCTCAAGGTGACCGCCATGGTCGCGTTCGTGCTGGGTTTGCCATTCATTCTCTACCAGGCGTGGGCGTTCATCGCGCCGGGCTTGTACGCTCATGAAAAGCGTCTGGGCATTCCGCTGATCGTCTCCAGCACTCTGCTCTTCGTGTCGGGCATGGCTTTCTGCTATTTCTTCGTTTTCGGACAGGTTTTTCAGTTCATATCGAGTTTTGCCCCGAAGAGCATCACGCCGGCGCCGGATATCGAAGCCTATCTGTCTTTCGTGATGACCATGTTCCTGGCTTTCGGGATTGCTTTCGAGGTTCCGGTGGCCTTGGTCGTCCTCGTCAAGCTCGGCGTCGTGACGGTCGAGAAGCTGAAGGAATGGCGCTCCTACTTTGTTGTGGGTGCCTTCGTCGTGGCCGCCGTGGTCACACCTCCCGACGTCGTCTCGCAACTGTCGCTGGCGATTCCGATGTGCCTGCTCTACGAAATTGGCATTTTGGCTTCGCGCCTGGTCTCCAAGCCGGTGCCAGAGGATGCGGTGGCTGATGAACCGAGTCCGGCTGCTTCGGATGCCGCGATGGATCAGGCGGAAGAAGAGTTCCGCAAGCTGAGCGGCAAATAA
- a CDS encoding class II glutamine amidotransferase, whose translation MCQLLGMNCNVPTDICFSFTGFQSRGGGTDVHSDGWGIAFFEGKGTRLFLDPQPSYCSPVAELVRHYPIRSKNVIAHIRKATQGSIGLENTHPFMRELWGRYWIFAHNGNLFDFNPELDGSFLPVGLTDSERAFCWMLQELRRKFGSTAPERSVLFNTVQALTLEITRHGEFNFLLSNGDWLFAHASTKLSFVVRQAPFTQAHLKDQDVTVDFSDITTPNDRVAVIATLPLTDNEAWQEMPAGTLWWFEEGSPVRTLATMPGPAKRPA comes from the coding sequence ATTTGCCAATTGTTAGGCATGAACTGCAACGTGCCGACCGACATCTGCTTCTCCTTCACCGGCTTCCAGTCGCGCGGCGGCGGCACCGATGTCCATTCCGACGGCTGGGGCATCGCCTTCTTCGAAGGCAAGGGAACGCGCCTTTTTCTCGATCCGCAGCCTTCATACTGTTCGCCGGTCGCCGAACTGGTCCGCCATTACCCGATCCGCTCGAAGAACGTCATCGCCCATATTCGCAAGGCCACCCAAGGATCGATCGGATTGGAGAATACCCATCCCTTCATGCGCGAACTGTGGGGGCGCTACTGGATATTCGCCCACAACGGCAACCTCTTTGATTTCAATCCCGAACTTGACGGCAGTTTCTTGCCGGTCGGACTGACCGACAGCGAGCGCGCATTCTGCTGGATGCTCCAGGAGTTGCGCCGCAAATTCGGCAGCACAGCACCTGAACGCTCGGTCCTCTTCAACACAGTACAGGCACTGACGCTGGAAATCACGAGGCATGGCGAATTCAACTTCCTGCTGTCGAATGGAGACTGGCTCTTTGCCCACGCCTCGACCAAACTAAGTTTTGTCGTGCGACAGGCGCCATTCACTCAGGCCCACCTGAAGGATCAGGACGTCACGGTCGATTTCAGCGACATCACCACACCGAATGACCGGGTAGCGGTAATCGCCACGCTACCACTCACTGACAACGAGGCATGGCAAGAAATGCCGGCTGGAACCCTGTGGTGGTTTGAAGAGGGCTCTCCGGTCCGGACACTGGCGACGATGCCCGGACCGGCCAAACGGCCGGCCTGA
- a CDS encoding recombinase family protein, translating into MTTKAYSYIRFSTPEQMKGDSLRRQLEKSQLYAAEHGLELDTTLNMRDLGVSAFRKANVEKGNLGAFIQAIEKGIVKPGSHLLVESLDRLSRAEVADALRIFLNIIEHEIVIVTLADNRVYSKDSINKNSVELIISIAIMMRSHDESLTKSVRRQASWKQAKKLAAESGKKITRKVPFWLSLPDKNGEFVVKPDEVEVVRQIFEWAKSGLGYLLISKRLNERGIKSPAGSTYSTERVERGWGTSSVAYVINSEAVIGNLVVDKKAVEPTVIKGYYPAIIDESLFYAARPRPKQSKGGRASPAKTNLFTHLLHCGYCRGLMQVDAGKVNGVRRSNMVCQNGRRGFGCLAKPWHYEQFEESFLTFVREVEVSTLVGRKNGNVRLRDDVDGVRGRITDNDARTKAITSAIEEGGALSPLVMRLKELEAERLELEIELKVKSLELDDYLHSESRLNQSIEQIKVLYAQIKAEECEDRVILRYAIADHIASIVDSIEVFSAGTMLAPFEANADLGIYPDPVRSFTVKFRNGMLRLVQPDGEWTIKL; encoded by the coding sequence ATGACCACTAAAGCCTATTCATACATTCGCTTCTCTACGCCGGAGCAGATGAAGGGAGATTCGCTGCGCAGGCAGTTGGAGAAGTCACAACTTTACGCCGCCGAGCATGGATTGGAACTCGATACGACGCTTAATATGCGCGATCTCGGCGTGTCGGCGTTTCGGAAAGCGAATGTTGAGAAAGGAAATCTCGGTGCTTTCATTCAGGCTATCGAGAAAGGCATAGTAAAGCCGGGGTCACATCTTCTCGTTGAGTCGCTGGATCGTCTGTCTCGCGCCGAAGTCGCTGATGCACTGCGAATCTTCCTGAATATCATCGAACATGAGATAGTCATTGTCACATTGGCCGACAATCGGGTCTACAGCAAGGATTCGATCAATAAAAATTCGGTCGAGTTGATCATCAGCATCGCGATAATGATGCGCTCGCACGATGAATCGCTGACGAAAAGTGTTCGTCGCCAAGCTTCGTGGAAGCAAGCAAAGAAACTCGCTGCCGAATCAGGCAAGAAGATTACCCGCAAGGTGCCGTTCTGGCTATCGCTACCCGACAAAAACGGTGAGTTCGTGGTCAAGCCTGACGAAGTTGAAGTGGTGCGCCAGATTTTCGAATGGGCGAAGAGCGGATTGGGGTACCTGCTGATCAGCAAGCGACTCAACGAGCGGGGCATTAAATCGCCTGCCGGTTCAACCTACTCCACCGAGCGGGTGGAAAGGGGGTGGGGAACATCGTCCGTCGCCTACGTTATCAACTCCGAAGCCGTGATTGGCAATCTGGTAGTCGACAAAAAGGCGGTGGAGCCCACTGTGATCAAGGGCTATTACCCGGCAATCATAGATGAATCGCTGTTTTACGCGGCACGGCCAAGACCGAAGCAGTCAAAGGGCGGGCGTGCCTCGCCTGCCAAGACCAATCTGTTTACGCATCTGCTTCATTGCGGCTATTGCCGAGGCCTGATGCAGGTCGATGCAGGCAAGGTGAATGGTGTCCGACGCAGCAACATGGTCTGTCAAAACGGGCGTCGGGGTTTCGGCTGTTTGGCGAAACCTTGGCACTACGAGCAGTTCGAGGAATCATTCCTGACCTTTGTTCGGGAGGTGGAAGTCTCGACGCTGGTGGGGCGTAAGAATGGGAATGTGCGACTGAGAGACGATGTTGATGGGGTACGTGGCCGTATCACTGACAACGACGCTCGCACAAAAGCAATCACCAGTGCTATCGAAGAAGGAGGGGCATTGTCACCCTTGGTAATGCGCCTCAAGGAACTCGAAGCAGAAAGGCTGGAATTAGAAATCGAACTGAAGGTGAAGTCGCTGGAACTCGACGACTATCTTCATTCTGAGTCGCGGCTCAATCAGAGCATTGAGCAGATCAAGGTGCTGTACGCCCAAATCAAGGCGGAGGAGTGCGAGGATCGCGTCATACTTCGCTATGCAATTGCGGACCACATCGCCAGCATCGTCGATTCAATTGAGGTGTTTAGTGCCGGGACAATGCTGGCACCGTTTGAGGCAAACGCTGATCTTGGCATCTATCCTGATCCTGTCCGGAGTTTCACCGTGAAGTTCAGAAACGGGATGTTGAGGCTGGTGCAGCCTGACGGGGAGTGGACTATCAAGTTGTAG
- a CDS encoding alpha/beta hydrolase, with protein MHTNKTLVLFAHGKESGPWGSKIKHLAAIAERHGCKVLSPDYSDLIDADARVSRLLSMELLPHGRLVLVGSSMGGYVSTVASQSLKPAGLFLMAPAFYIPGYAEQSPVSGAIFTSVVFGWQDEVIPVEHGIRFAQQQRAELHVLDGDHRLNSVLPEVGILFDQFLTTVLSARQQA; from the coding sequence ATGCACACCAACAAAACTCTCGTCCTCTTCGCCCACGGCAAGGAATCTGGGCCATGGGGCTCCAAGATTAAACATCTGGCTGCCATTGCCGAGCGCCACGGTTGTAAGGTCCTCAGTCCCGATTACAGCGATCTAATCGATGCGGATGCCCGAGTTAGTCGCTTGCTATCTATGGAGTTGCTGCCTCATGGCCGGTTGGTGTTGGTGGGGTCCAGCATGGGCGGTTACGTCTCCACAGTCGCTTCGCAAAGCTTGAAACCGGCAGGCCTATTCCTGATGGCACCGGCCTTCTACATACCGGGTTATGCGGAACAGTCGCCAGTTTCAGGTGCGATATTCACCAGCGTCGTGTTCGGTTGGCAGGACGAGGTGATTCCAGTTGAACATGGCATCCGCTTCGCCCAGCAGCAGCGTGCAGAACTACATGTGCTGGATGGCGATCATCGACTAAACAGCGTATTGCCCGAGGTGGGAATACTGTTTGATCAGTTTCTTACAACTGTACTGAGTGCTCGCCAACAGGCCTGA
- a CDS encoding thermonuclease family protein: MKICRLLAFAALVLLSNCVLADILIGRVVRIADGDTLTVLEDNRVQYKVRLAGIDTPERRQAFGAKAKRHLSDMVMGRTVTVEYGKLDRYKRIVGKVTLNGVDICLEQIKAGLA; the protein is encoded by the coding sequence ATGAAAATCTGCCGTCTCTTGGCCTTTGCCGCCCTTGTTCTGCTGTCGAATTGCGTGCTGGCAGACATCTTGATCGGCCGAGTGGTTCGCATAGCCGACGGTGATACCCTGACCGTCTTGGAAGACAACCGGGTTCAATACAAGGTCAGGTTGGCCGGCATTGACACCCCTGAAAGAAGACAGGCCTTCGGTGCCAAGGCCAAGCGGCACCTGTCAGACATGGTGATGGGGCGCACAGTGACCGTGGAGTATGGGAAGCTCGACCGATACAAGCGGATCGTCGGCAAGGTCACGCTGAACGGAGTCGACATCTGCCTTGAGCAGATCAAAGCCGGCTTGGCATGA
- a CDS encoding primase-helicase family protein — protein sequence MAATFDETTKQQFVLKVAAAGDANALMAISAEINAKLLEAPKTRSEIFAEINDYLGLIRINGRAAFLIKDRKEWLNNSLVEVWSPVRDAEEYLLRNGVTIFEEGVTQDGKPTRINCFKLWRASPEADYFAGVTFQPEGPKRYRERFNLWNGWGTSPTAGDNHHLFLAMLRDGFCGGNAEYYEYVLSWLAHLVQKPAERPGTAIAIVSHQGAGKGTFIEILTAMIGEHNCSGDISNKDLTGGFNSKIANKLLINLNEATFSGNHEQVEFTKKLITDPTFRCEYKGLESFDAPNYSRLVITTNNVRWGRLDADDRRYLILEPAKDFPASPEFFGDLREAMFKQGGVENLFHFLKQRDISGWKASQLPARTTGFDTLEDSMTSRSELKFFYELAGIGMVESHMLVAMRRERVGVLGEPDDNLYIKCGSSVSFANLYEAYLVFCVGNRRMEPVAKNKFSMFITALGGRSVKKGNHTTVYLPGRDVLRTAVANVLGKWKLDWNIRFNESVELLDESPEPTDMADAQHEVRKLKLIDRMKVSG from the coding sequence ATGGCGGCGACCTTCGACGAGACGACGAAGCAGCAGTTCGTTCTTAAGGTCGCGGCAGCTGGCGACGCCAATGCGCTGATGGCGATCAGTGCCGAGATCAACGCGAAACTGCTTGAGGCTCCCAAAACCCGGTCTGAAATCTTCGCCGAGATTAATGACTACTTGGGGCTGATTCGGATCAATGGCCGTGCCGCCTTTTTGATCAAGGATCGCAAGGAATGGTTGAACAACAGCCTGGTAGAGGTTTGGTCTCCTGTTCGTGACGCGGAAGAATACTTGCTGCGTAATGGCGTCACTATCTTCGAGGAAGGTGTGACGCAAGACGGGAAGCCGACGCGAATCAACTGTTTCAAGCTGTGGCGGGCCAGTCCCGAGGCAGATTATTTTGCGGGCGTGACGTTCCAACCGGAAGGACCGAAGCGGTATCGCGAGCGTTTCAATTTGTGGAACGGCTGGGGAACCTCGCCGACTGCGGGCGACAACCATCACCTTTTTCTTGCCATGTTGCGTGACGGGTTCTGTGGCGGCAACGCCGAGTATTACGAGTACGTGTTGTCGTGGTTGGCTCATCTGGTGCAAAAACCGGCCGAACGTCCCGGCACGGCCATCGCCATCGTCAGCCATCAGGGGGCCGGTAAGGGGACGTTCATCGAGATCCTGACGGCGATGATCGGCGAGCACAACTGCTCCGGTGACATTAGCAACAAGGATCTGACCGGCGGATTCAACAGCAAGATCGCCAACAAACTGCTGATCAACTTGAACGAAGCCACCTTCAGCGGCAACCATGAGCAGGTCGAGTTCACGAAGAAGTTGATCACCGATCCGACGTTCCGGTGCGAGTACAAGGGGCTGGAGTCTTTCGACGCGCCGAATTATTCTAGGCTGGTCATTACGACAAACAACGTCCGCTGGGGACGGCTGGATGCCGACGACCGCCGTTACTTGATTCTTGAGCCGGCCAAGGATTTTCCGGCATCCCCGGAGTTTTTTGGCGACTTGCGCGAGGCGATGTTCAAGCAGGGGGGCGTGGAAAATCTGTTCCACTTCCTCAAGCAGCGCGACATTTCCGGATGGAAGGCGTCACAACTTCCGGCACGCACGACCGGCTTCGACACGCTGGAGGACAGCATGACCTCCCGGAGCGAGCTGAAGTTCTTCTATGAGCTTGCAGGCATTGGCATGGTGGAGAGCCACATGCTGGTAGCGATGCGTAGGGAACGGGTCGGTGTGCTCGGTGAACCGGATGACAACCTTTACATCAAGTGCGGTAGCTCGGTGAGCTTCGCCAACCTGTACGAAGCCTATCTCGTGTTCTGTGTGGGCAACCGGAGGATGGAACCGGTGGCGAAGAATAAGTTTTCGATGTTCATCACCGCCCTCGGGGGACGCTCGGTCAAAAAGGGCAACCACACCACGGTTTATTTGCCGGGGCGTGATGTGTTGAGAACGGCCGTGGCAAATGTGCTCGGCAAGTGGAAGCTGGATTGGAACATTCGCTTCAACGAGTCGGTTGAGTTGCTGGATGAATCGCCCGAACCAACGGACATGGCTGACGCTCAACACGAGGTAAGGAAGTTGAAGCTGATTGATCGCATGAAGGTGAGTGGGTAA